The genomic interval TCCCCGGCTGCTCCGCGAGGGCGCGATATCGCGGCGCCGGATCGCGGAAATATTATATCCCCACCCCTTAAGGTAAACATCTGGACCGCCGAAATACTGGGTTGGTTGCGATCAGACAGCGAAGGAGCGTAGAGTTAGGGCTTAAAGTTGCTTAAATATGTATGGACGGCGTAGCGCATGACAAAAATTCTGGTAATTGAGGATGAAGCCCCGATTCGGGACAAGATCGTTACCGTTCTCAAGTACGAAAACTACGAAGTGATCGATGCCCGAAACGGTCGAGAGGGTGTTGCGTCGGCGCGCGAGAATCGCCCCGACTTAATCATTTGCGATGTGCTGATGCCGGATATGAACGGCTATGGCGCTTTGGCGGCGTTGCGTGATGATCCTGGCACGTCCGACATACCGGTCATATTTCTCACCGCCGCCGCCAGCCGGGCGGACATGCGCAAAGGCATGGAAATGGGTGCGGATGATTACATCACCAAGCCTTACACGGTCGAAGAACTCCTCGCTGCGGTGCGCACCCGATTGGATCGCCAGGTAATCATCAAGAGCAAAAGCGCAATCGATGGTGAACATGGCGAAACCATCGCCGATTCATAATCCGGTCGCGCGGCACTAACAGGCGCGCCGGGCGAGTGCGTGTCACGTGATGAGCGAACTCGAACTTTCTGCCCCCTCCTGTCTATTATCGTGAAGTTTCGCTGGCTCAGAATTGCTTCGGCTTTGGCGCTTGCAGCCACGCTCGGCGCCTGCGCTTCGCCGCACCAGCAATCTGTCGGGCCCTTCAATATCGCGTCGCATTTCGAAGCCGATATATTCGTCGCCGCGGACGGCGCTCGTCTGCCTTTGCGACACTGGCTTCCCGAAGGCGAACCCAACGCCGTGATCCTCGCACTGCATGGGTTTAACGATTACAGCAACGCGTTCGAGGAAGCCGGACAATATTGGCGCGGCCACGGCATTGCGACGTACGCCTATGATCAGCGCGGCTTCGGCGCGACGCAGCATGCGGGTGTTTGGCCGCCGCAAAACTCGCTCATCGCAGATGTACAAGCGGCGATCGGAATTTTGCGCACGACCTATCCAGGCCGGCCGGTGCATGTGCTGGGGGAGAGCATGGGGGCTGCGATCCTGCTCAGTGCGGCGGCGGAGCAACCCTTGGATGCGGATAGCTTAATTCTCGCCGCACCCGCAGTGTGGGCCCGCTCTACCATGAATCCGTTCTATCGCGCTGCGCTGTGGCTGGGCGCGCATCTGTTTCCCGCCATGGAATTAACCGGCCGCGGGCTCGGCGTTGTCGCCTCTGACAACAGGGAGATGATCCTTGGCCTTCAAAGAGACCCGCTGGTGATCAAGCACACCCGTATCGACGCCATGTGGGGTCTGGTGAACTTGATGGATTCGGCGCTCGAAGGCAGCGCCGAGCTGAGTGCGCCGGCGTTGATATTATACGGCGCCAACGACCAATTAATTGCCCCCGGCCCGACTTCCGAAATGGTATCGCGGCTGTCAGCGGATATACCGGTCGCGCTTTATGAAACCGGCTGGCACATGTTGTTGCGCGATCTTGCCGCCGAGATCGTGTGGGCAGATATCGTCGCATGGATTGCCGATGATAGAACGCAATTGCCGTCGGGCGCCGTTGCCGCCGGCAAAATCAAATTTTCTCGGCCGGCACGCTAGCTGGCTCACAGGCCACGCCGGGTTCTGGCTCTCCCCAATGGGGATCGTCAAGCCAGTCACTGAATTTGTCTTCGTCCACAGGCCGGCTGATGTAATAGCCCTGGGCGCAATAGCAATCCATGTCTTTCAAAAGATCGTATATCTCGCGGTTTTCCACACCCTCGGCAACGACTTTCATGCCGAGATTATTGGCGAGATCGATAACCGAGCGCACGATTGTCTTATCGTCGGCATTCTTGTGCATGTTGAGCACAAAAGAGCGGTCGATCTTGATTTCCTGCGCCGGTAAACGCCGCAAATATGACAGGGACGAATATCCCGTACCAAAATCGTCGATGGCAATGCCGACGCCGAGTTCAGCGAGACTGGTCACAACTTCCATCGCCTTGTCGGCATCGATCATGATGGCGGTTTCGGTTATCTCCAATATCAGGCAGTCGGGCGGGATTTGATGAAATTTAAGGCGCTCCGAAACATGCTCGGGCAAGCTCGCATCGTGCAGCACGCGCGATGACAAATTGACCGAAATGCTCTTCGGTTTGCCGGCCAGCTGCCAAATCCGCGCCTGCGCCAAAGCGGCGTCGAGAACCGCCAGTGTCAGGCTGTTGATGAGGCCGGTGCGCTCGACTAGCGGGATGAAATTGTCAGGGTAGATCAATCCCTGCTTCGGATGATTCCAACGTACCAAGGCCTCGGCGCCGATCACGCGGCCGTCATTCATGGCCACTTTTGGCTGATAATGAAGCGTGAGTTCGTTGTGATCGATCGCATCGCGGATATCGCCGGCGAGAATCAATTTCCCGGATGGCGATCTGTTCTGATCCGGCGCGCAGGCAACGAAACCGCCGCCGGACCGCTTGGCCTCGTTCATCGCGACGAGAGCTAGACTGACTAAGCCCTTATCGTCCGAACCGTTATCCGGGTAGAGCGATATACCGATGCTCACGCCGAGCAACAAACGGTGACCGTCAACCAGCATCGGGGCTTCCACGGCGCTGGCGATTTTTTGCGCAACCACCATGGCGCCGTCGATCGTGGCAGTTGTGGGCAACACGACGGCGAATTCGTCGCCGCCCAAACGCGCCGCCGTGTCGGAATCACGCTCGACCTCTGAAATCCTGACCGCGACCTCCTTGAGAACGTGGTCTCCGGCTTGATGGCCGAGACCGTCGTTGACGTCCTTGAACGCGTTCACATCGAGCACCAGGAGAGGAAGTTTGCGCTTTTCACGCCGCGCAATGGCAATAAAGCCGCTCAATTGATCGTAAAACAGAGTGCGGTTCGCCAGCCCGGTCAGAAGATCATAACTGGTCAAGCGCTCAAAATCCCGGTTGACCCGGTCAAGTTGGGAGGCAAGACGGCCGAGATTGTCGTGCGATTTGCTGAGTTCGGCTTCGAGCTCCGTCAAACGCGATTGTGAAATCTCGGTAGTGTGCAACGCGAATCGATCGTGAGATGTTTCCAAGCTCTTGATTCCGAACTCTTTATGGCCACGA from Pseudomonadota bacterium carries:
- a CDS encoding response regulator; its protein translation is MTKILVIEDEAPIRDKIVTVLKYENYEVIDARNGREGVASARENRPDLIICDVLMPDMNGYGALAALRDDPGTSDIPVIFLTAAASRADMRKGMEMGADDYITKPYTVEELLAAVRTRLDRQVIIKSKSAIDGEHGETIADS
- a CDS encoding bifunctional diguanylate cyclase/phosphodiesterase; protein product: METSHDRFALHTTEISQSRLTELEAELSKSHDNLGRLASQLDRVNRDFERLTSYDLLTGLANRTLFYDQLSGFIAIARREKRKLPLLVLDVNAFKDVNDGLGHQAGDHVLKEVAVRISEVERDSDTAARLGGDEFAVVLPTTATIDGAMVVAQKIASAVEAPMLVDGHRLLLGVSIGISLYPDNGSDDKGLVSLALVAMNEAKRSGGGFVACAPDQNRSPSGKLILAGDIRDAIDHNELTLHYQPKVAMNDGRVIGAEALVRWNHPKQGLIYPDNFIPLVERTGLINSLTLAVLDAALAQARIWQLAGKPKSISVNLSSRVLHDASLPEHVSERLKFHQIPPDCLILEITETAIMIDADKAMEVVTSLAELGVGIAIDDFGTGYSSLSYLRRLPAQEIKIDRSFVLNMHKNADDKTIVRSVIDLANNLGMKVVAEGVENREIYDLLKDMDCYCAQGYYISRPVDEDKFSDWLDDPHWGEPEPGVACEPASVPAEKI
- a CDS encoding lysophospholipase, producing the protein MKFRWLRIASALALAATLGACASPHQQSVGPFNIASHFEADIFVAADGARLPLRHWLPEGEPNAVILALHGFNDYSNAFEEAGQYWRGHGIATYAYDQRGFGATQHAGVWPPQNSLIADVQAAIGILRTTYPGRPVHVLGESMGAAILLSAAAEQPLDADSLILAAPAVWARSTMNPFYRAALWLGAHLFPAMELTGRGLGVVASDNREMILGLQRDPLVIKHTRIDAMWGLVNLMDSALEGSAELSAPALILYGANDQLIAPGPTSEMVSRLSADIPVALYETGWHMLLRDLAAEIVWADIVAWIADDRTQLPSGAVAAGKIKFSRPAR